TGATCAGAGCTTCACTGTCTTGTAGCATGACTCAAATGTCAAAATATCACATATGAAACGTCTCAGACTTTGCTAGTGCGTTTGTCTAAAGAGTGATTATATAAACAAGGGGCAGCTAATACAAACTTAGTGCTTATGGGCTCTAGATCGTAGCTGGGGGAGAGAGGTCTGTTTCTGCACCACTTTACCTGCTCCTGCAGGGGGCACTCTCCCCTTACCCCTGCACCTCATTGGCTGGAGGGCTGGCGGCTCAGTCGCGGTTTCTTCCTGCCTGCCCCCCCGTCTCCCGGAGCTGAGATCCGACCGTGGCGTACCGTCACTGTCTTTGGTGTCGGGAGTCTCTGTTTCTGTAGTGGTCCTCTTCCTTTGGGAATGGGATATTGCGGGAAGAGCGTCTACCTTTGGGACCTCGAGTTTAAACTCGGAGTCTGTCAGGAGGTTGGCAGGCTCCCTGGGTGAGAGAGGTGAACCAGGCTCGGGCCTTTTGCTGGGAGAGGTGACGTTAGCAGAGGGACAGGTGTGCTGGTTCAGACAGGTAGAGCACAAAGGAGCAACAGGTAGACACACCTGCTGCCCAAAGCCAACCAGCAGCCAGTTTATTTCACACCAGGTTTCTCtatgggggggagagagagtgagagagagaatatgtgtgtattcTTGCTTGTCAAAAACATAAGTGCTATTCATAAGAGTTACATCACTGTGAATCACTGTTTTTACTTTGGTAACCAGCCCTCTAGTGCTTGTCTGGTGTTCTCTGGGTTCTTGGTCTGAGTGCGAGTCCATCCCAGTCTGTTAGAGATACGGTGAACATGTGTGTCCACTCCTTCTCATACACATgtgcgagagagacagagagacagttaCACCACAGTTGATTACATCAGAACTTTTGACCGCGCTCTGTACAACTATACTACCCAAAATGCACCTCGTGAACATCACTTTAAGCTCACCTATGCCGGAGACCTGGTTCCAGGCAATGGCCATTGTGAGATGGGCCATCTTGGGGCCGACTCCAGGCAGACGCACCAAAGCTTCCACAGTGCTAGGGATGTCTCCTCCAAACTCTTCATGGATAATCTCTGTCGCTCGCTTTAGGTACTTtacttttgtctgtgtgtgtaaaaccaaCAGAAGCAAAACATATTGACACAACACTGAAGAACTAGCAGTAATTGCAGCAATTATCTCAAACTCCTGTTTCAACAAACCAGGTTTTCAGCTTCTAAACACTAGATAGGTGTGCTTGATTAATGCGGAGTAATGTGAATACTCATCTCTCCAGGTAGCAGCTGTCCAACAGCTGGGCTGGCCCCCGGACAGAGCCCATGTGTGCCAGTTTGATATAACATGGAAAATGAGGAGTTCTGTGTAGAGGAATGGTTTCGGCCACTGTGAAATTCCTGTATGTGTTCCGTTACCTTCCAGAAACCCACAGGGTAGATCAATTGGCCCAGGGTGTCATCATCCATTTTGAGGACGGTTTCCACGGTGAGGCCGTGCGCGCGCAGTCGCTGCATGGCTGCAGCGGTCACCTGATCTTTTGTCTGACTGGACAACATCAGAGAGACCAACACCTGGAAGCgcctcacctgagagagagagagagagagagagagagaaaacagtttattttactttagcTAACTAATAATGTTAATCCACTCATCTAAAGCCATCACTTAATGGTTAGAATAATACAACCTCTGGTTGTCTTTGAATTGCATATcttgcatgtatgagtgtgtctaCCAATGTTCTAAGATGTTCTGAATGACTGGGGCACAGAGTCCTTCCTGTAAATATGCACTTGAACATGCACGGCTTTAACATTAAAAACCCCTCTGATTGCCTGGTTCGGACATTACTTCCTCAAGAGCACAAAGACTTTTGGCATGAACCGGATCCAGGTGTGTTAAGCTCCTCCTGGACAGAGAGCAAGGCCTATCTAAGTGCTTCATAATCACCTCAGGTGAAGCCCCTGGGTCGTAGCATTTCTCTGCCCCCATGTGGTCCACAGGTGCATCCCGCCCACTCCTCATCTCCCTGATGAAGGACAGCTGCCTCCTCCAATCAGGCGGCTCCCAGGCCTCCTTCTTTATTTTGGGCTCCTCGTATTCCACTTTGACGTGGCCCCTTCTGCGGGGTGGTCTTAAGGGGGTCTGAATGTGCCTTGGAGCCTCCTTAAGTTCtgctaaatgaaaataaagaatttatTATCTTAATAATACCATgaatacacactcatacagtccCCATATAAGAGTGTGTTATAAAGACACATGATATTAATACCAGCGTTTCCAGTCCACAACCTCTGAGCCTTCAGATAATCTTTTAGGGTCGCCCAAACTCTTGGTTAGTTCTTAAAAGCACAAAGTTGACCACGTCACCCAGGTTGTTAAACACCAGACTGTGTGGTTTCTGACAGATACGCGCGTCCACAAACAAACTTTTTAAGGTAGTTTAACCGGAGCCAACACACTGGCATCTTAGTGTAACAAACTTTTCGTATACGCCTAACGATTACTGTACATCACAGTTCATATCTAGCCCTGCACAGACTTGACGCTTCTTCGTAGCGCACCTGTAGACCTTTCTAAAGCAGGCTGAAGACGTGGAGACCCTCCCGTCTTGGAGATCCTGCGTTCCTCGGTTTCCTCCTTGACGTCCACCGCATTTACCGCTAGTCCTTTAGCCGTTATTGATTTCGGTCCAGAGATCTCTCTTCGTTTTGGTAAATTTTCGAACTCTGGAGCTCCTTCCGAAGCTTTGGGGAGGGTTGAGGCGACTTTGCGCTCAGCGCCGAAATACGGAGAAGTCATTCTGCAGTATAGCACGCGCGTGCAAAGCGGAGGAACTGCAAACATCCGCTGACACGGAAGGACTCAAACTGACCgtgtaaaaacagacattagCCAGCTACACAGCCCATTTCACTTACGGCCAAAAGTACTTTTCATGGCTGAGTTAAATCTGCTGTTGTTTCTGGAAGCTGCCTACACAACAGCGACCAGCTGGAGGACTACAACCCCCAGAACGCAGGACTACAACCCCCAGAAGGCCATGTGGAATGTTTTTTAAGGAAGTGCATGCGGGCTTATTAGAACATGACTTCCGGCTGAAGTGGTGGGGGCTGGCTGGCTGGGGGTGTTGTCGCTGCTTTGCTGGCTGGAACACATCGCTAAATGCTTGCACTTTCTGCCAGGCTCTGCTTTCTAGGGTCAACCGCGGTCCGGATACGCTTTCATGAGAACAGCGCCGTTGCTCCCTCGGCCCTCGGTAAGAACCGTGTGTTGCGGCCGTGCAGCTGAGACGTCTTTATTTATGAAGGCTCATTTATTTGTTCGTCCGCCGTTCTTGTTTGCGGGCAGACAACGGCTAGATTGTCCACGTTAAGTGCGGCGCTCGCGACAGAACGGGGCCGGTGGGTGTTGGGAGGGGGGGAAGCGCGTGCTTGATTCGCCCCGTTGCTGGCGCGTTCTCTCCCGGTGCGTCTGACACTTGTCCGTGTTGTAGTTTCACGGCACCTTCGTTGTCACAATAACGAGCGTCTATTCCTGACCGGCTGTGGAATGAAACGAATTGTAATGTCTCCGTAGCTACAATTTTGGGAATTCCGCAACCGAATCGGATTAAACTGGTGGGGCTGACCGGGAGCCACTCTGCGACGCGCACTTTGCCTACGTGTGTGTCGAGTGGAGGTTAAAGGCGACCGACTGGACATTTCTTTGTCCAGAGATCCCCAGGACGGCCCGAAGGAAGGTCTACGCGCTGTGCGCGATCCCGTGTGGATCTTATGATCTTATGACCGTGTACTTTTTGCTTAGTGGCTTCTCTTGCATTTGTTCGCTGTTTGTAACGCGTATAAAAGCGCAAGCTCAACACAGCCTGTGCAGATACGTGTGGACGAGGGCCGTGACTCGGAGTCTTGTACTGAAGATTCCATGACGATCAAAAGAGCTTACAAGACATGTCGCTCCTCTTTGTCCTGTAGAGTCCTGCAGGGTTTAGTGTGCTCCTTTCTCTGGGACACTTTCCTGAACTGCACAGGGCTGAAGTTTACATGTTTGTGCTTGACTtgctgcatgtgtttgcatgcgcgcgcgcgcacacacacacacacaccacggatCTGTTGACAGAAACCGGAAGGTGGGCAGGTTGTCACGGCTAGTCCAGTGAAAGATGTTTTCAAACCCTCTCTAACTGCACAAACCTCACTCAAACtaaaaaaccaaacatgcaGTGAGAGGCCAAAGATTTTCTGCTTAAAGATCCAGGTCCATTtatcaggctctctctctccctttctctctgtctctctccctttctctctgtctctctccctttctctctgtctctctccctttctctctgtctctctccctttctctctgtctctctccctttctctctgtctctctctctctctctctctctctctgtctctctctctctctctctctctctctctctctctctctgtgtctctctctctctctgtctctctctctctctctctctctctctctctctctctctctctctgtgtctctctctctctctctctctctctgtgtctctctctctctctctctctctctctctctgtgtctctctctctctctctgtgtctctctctctctctcagtaagaGCTGCTCTCCTGGGGCCATGAGTAAACAGCAGAATAAGGAGTCCCTGAAGGACAAGCTGAAGGTGGTGTTTGGACTGGGTCAGCCCCGCCTCCCCAGtaagcagacagagagcaagcCCTCCGAGTTCATCATCACCTACGAGATCCTGAGGGTCAGTGCTGCTGCGCTGCTATTGGATGAgcaatgtgtcatttttatatatataatataaaacacatgcaccTGCTCGTATGTccatctccctcactcctttgctgtgtgtgtctctctcacaggaGCTGGCCCCTGAGTGTGGTCTCAGTAACAGGATCAAGGTGATTAACCATGTATGTGACTTGGCCAAGTCCAAAAAGTTTGAGGAGGTGAGCAAGAGTTTCTGATAATTACAGTGAATCGATTTGTTGTCAGTCCAACATTGTACTtattaaggtgtgtgtgctAGCATGCTGTGGAGGCATTATGGAAGGCAGTGGAAGACATGATGCAACCAGACCAATCAACTGAAGCTCGACATGCTGTTCTTCTACTGCTCAGAGCCATCATACAGggacaggtaacacacacacccacacacacaatactactGCTCAGAGCCGTCATACAGggacaggtaacacacacacacacacacacacacaatactactGCTCAGAGCCGTCATACAGggacaggtaacacacacacacacaatactactGCTCAGAGCCGTCATGCAGGGACAGGTAATGCACACGCGCACAGCACTACTGCTCAGatacatatactacatacagAGATGGTTCTCTtcagagagtgtctgtgtgtgtagggggagagaCTGGGTCCGTTGCGGGCGTATTTCTTTAAGATCATTTGGGATTACCAGCCATGTAACGAGGATCTGTCTGAAAGACTGGGGGTGTTCAAGGCCCTTACGGAGAATGGGAAAGACGTCACCTACCTGGAGGACGACATAGGTGAGGCGCTCACACGCCCGCCAGCGACCACCTGGAGAAAACATGTTTAGCTTGAGGAATGACTTGGACCTAACACAAATGCCCAACAAAGCTTCACGTTAAGTTATTTTGAGACGCTTCATGTATTGTTAGTATGTGTGATGGCATAGTGTGTCTcaagttctgtgtgtgtgcattctctccTGCTAGCTCGGTTTGTGCTTCTGTGGATGGACACTGATTTGACTGCAGACTTTTTACACGTTCTGGTCAACTTGGTCAAATTTAACTCCTGCTACCTGGACCAGAATGTCTCCCTTATGGTCCAGTgagtgagctctctctctctctctctctctctctctctctctctctctctctctctctctctctctctctctctctctctctctctgacacactaGCACTGCTCTTTTATGAACACTCATTTATGCACCGTCACTCCCTCctgctttgctttcttttaCAGAAAGATCTGTTTGCTGTGTAACAAGACAACGTCCTCCACTGACATTGAGGTACGCCTTCACAGCgtctttgaggaccctccccgTCTCTCGGAGCAGGGGGCTTGTCTGAGCATGTCTCTGTATACGTTTATGGagtttagctgacgcttttatccaaagcgacttacagttctgactgaacataacttgggtcttgctcaggggtctctctctctctctctctctctctctgtctgtctgtctgtctgtgtgtgtctgtgtgtgtctgtgtgtgtctgtgtgtgtctgtgtgtgtctgtgtgtgtctgtctgtctctctctctctctgtgtgtgtatgtgacaggtGGCCTTGCAGGTGCTAGACGCAGTCGTGTGCTACAACTGCCTGCCCTCGGACTCCCTGGCCATCTTCATCATCACGCTGTGCAGGACGGTCAACGTGAAGGAGTTCTGCGAGTGCTGCTGGAAGGTGAGCCCCTGCTCCCCGCGCTGGCCTGCCTCCGGGTTCCAGGAACGGACGCGCGGCGTGTAACCGCAGCCCTTGGGGTCCCGCGGTTTTGCACGGCTGCCGAACAGCGAGGGCAGCGGGCGCACGTTCCTGTCAGGCTATGGCGGAGCGAGGAATTGCACACTGCAGCATGGTAGCGCAACACAGGATTGAGAGGGGTGTAGCTCGTACAGGGTTGGGAGTGGCAGCTGGCGTGGAACTCCCCCGAGAGCGGTGACTGACTTTATCGTGCTTGAGGACAGGTCATCAGCGCTTGGCGGGAAATGTAGAAAATACAAAATCTCCAAATCTAAGTTTAGAAATAAAACTTGGCTCCAAATTCCACGGACGCGCTCCGAGGGGCGGTGGGGCTGGAACGCATCCGGGCAGGCCTGGGCTGGGAGGACATGCTCCATGCGGCTTCTGCTCCTGTGGGGCTTCAGGCCCAAGGGTGCGCCAGTGGGGACATGTGCTGGGGATGTTTCTGTCCCCTGTCCCACCTctggaacgtgtgtgtgtgtgtgtgtgtgtgtgtgtgtgtgtgtgtgtgtgtgtgtgtgtgtgtgtgtgtgtgtgtgtgtgtgtgtgtgtgtgtgtaaatggtacacacacagagtaggcaggtgtgtgtgctgggatgTGAAGGGCTGTTTCtctgctgcctctctgtgtgtagTTAATGCGTAAGGTGCTGGGGACACACCTCGGACACAGCGCCATCTACACCATGTGCCGCATCATGGAGgaaaggtatgtgtgtgtgagagagagagagagatttctgattttaatgatttattaaagCCATTAATCTGAGAGGGAAAATGTCGCCTCTAACCCTTGATTTGTAGATTTCTGGTGGTAGTGTTTGTATCCATGCACATACCCTATCAGTGCGGTGTGGCatgctgtgacctctgacctgttgACCTGTCTGTGTTTAGGGCGTACACGGAGGACGCTGCTCTACTGAGAGGGGCGGTGTTTTTCGTTGGCATGGCATTGTGGGGTGCGCACAGGCTCCCTGCCCTcaaaaacacacctacactgGTGCTGCCCTCCTTCTACAAGGTGTGTGGATGTCTACTGCAAAATTCGATCGTTTGTCTTCATTTTGTACAGAGTAGGTCTTTTAGTGGGAAAGCAGAATGGTGCATCTGAGTTTTTATTAGGTAGTAACTgactgtgatgatgatgatggaagCTCTAGTAGCTTGTTAATGTTTTGTTGAATCTACCTCTGGTACCAACCCAGGCTATGAACTGTGCCAATGAAGTCGTGTCCTACGAGATCGTCCTGTCGGTCACACGGCTCATCAAGAAGTacagcagagagctgcaggTGGTCACCTGGGACATACTGCTGGCCATTATAGAAAAACTACTGCAGCAGATACAGGtatgcgcgcgtgcgcacgctCAGAGGGTCATTATTATAAAGAGACTCTACTGCAGCAGCCACTGAAGCACCTTTCAACCTTTgctgtgtgcgtctgcgtgtgtaGACCATGGGCAGTGCGGAGCTGAAGGCCATTGTGTTCGAGCTGTTGAGTACGGTGGAGGAGGTGTATGAGCAGAACGAGTACCATGGCTCCACCGAGCGTTTCTTCAGCCTGGTGGAGAAGTGCGCCGATAAGCGAGCCGTTAGTATCCCCACCTCCCGCCCAGTCATTTACTCACCTGCCGTATTGAATAACTCGAGTGGTTAGTGAGTTGTTTGACAGGTTCTCTGGAGTGGATTTGAGGTGATTTGTTGATCTGATTGGACCGTGTATTTCAGGACACCTCTGTGTTGACGCTGATCTCCTACCGGGCTCAGTCCATCCACCCTGCTAAGGACGGCTGGATCCAGAGCCTCCACCGGCTCATGGAGAAGTTCTTCAGGTGGGAACCCCATGCTGCTGCTGGATTCGTGGGAGAACCCGGGCACTGGGTTGGCCTTGGTCTTCACCAGTCTCTGCAGTGGTGTTGATCCTCTCTAGGGTCTTTGAGAGATGCCCCTCTTTCCAGTTTTGTTAGATAAGTTCTATAAgttatagatattgtgtgtgtgtgtgtgtgtctctctctctctctctctctctctctctctctctctctctctctctctcaggaatgAGACACGTAGTGTGATCAGAACCAAAGTGCTACACATCCTCTCCTTTGTCCTCAGCACCAACCGGCAGCTCTATGAGGTCGGTATCTCGCACAAAGACTGTTTCCCACAATCCCCCCCGCCTTCACTCCTGCAGCAAACCCATGATGCAGAGCGACGCGGTTTTGCTGTTGCCTAGATGCCGAACAGCTGGGCCTTTTTGTCAACACCAACCCCCCCATGTGCACCCTACAGGAGGAGCTGATTGAGGCGGTGGTGATCCCCCAGCTGGGGCAGATTGCGGAGGACAGAGACCTGTGTGTGCGCAAGCAGGCcacccagctgctgctggaccTGGCTGAGGGCtgcaacacacaccacttcaaCAGTCTGCTCGACATCATCGAGAAGGTGAACCGTCCACCGCCAGTGGGTAGGGCCTTAGTTTATGGGCCTGGCTGTTTTTTCATTGCTGGTCACTGTACTGTCTCCTTGGTGAGGATGGACACACGACCCGCTGCGCTATTAATGATTACAGACGGACTGCTTATGACAACTTTGCAGGTCGTCCTGTAGTAATGACCTGTTGTGCATGCTGTGTAATGCCCTCTTGTCTGTCCTGCAGGTTGCGAGTCGCCCGCTGGTGTGTGCTGCAGACAGTGAGCGAGACCTCCTGGCTGAGTCTCCCCTGGAGGACGTGAAGACCGCTGTTCTGGGTCTGCTGGAAGTACTGCaggtgcgcgcgcatgcacacacgcgcacacgcacacacacacacacaccttttatttcagtgtcccttctccctctcttcgtCTCGGCGTGTCCGTGCAGAGCAAGATGTACAGTCTGCCAGCCAGCCATGCGAGTCGAGTGTACGAGCTACTGATCAGTCACCTGCAGctacactacaaacacaagTATTGCTCCACGCTTGCCAGCGCCATACGcctgcaggtcagaggtcacaggtcaAAGCTTATGTACGATGTGTGCATGTACCACACATGGTCATCAGTGTGTGCTGgagctcgcgctctctctctcaggtgtttGATTTCTTGTTGTTGATGAGAGCTGATTCATTGCATCGTCTGGGTGTGCCCAACAAAGACGGAGTTCTCAGATTCAGCCCCTACTGCTACTGTGATGTGGGGTAATTCTCTCGGACACGGACACAATCACACGGCTTTCTTATGAATGATTCCCACAAAAAGCACAATGCCACAGTAATCCAGTATATGTGGGAGctcattttaatgtgtgtggaCCCTCAGTGGAACAGAGAagagggaggtggagaaaaAGCCTTCAGGAACCATCTCCCCACCTGCTGGAAGTCCTGCCCCAGTGGCCCCGCCCACATCCATCCGTACCGCCTACCTCCCATACAGCTACGCCTtcagtgtgttactgcagtgcCTAAAGATGGTATATTCTCACACAGTTACATAAGCACATTTGGCTCTCATTTGCTTAGTAATGTCTGTTTGGTTTGTcctagaaaaatattttcacccATAAATATGCGCGCACACGGTGTGGTTGGAATAGTGTTGATTTGGAGGTGGATGTGTGGTTGCTAGGAGACGGACTGGAAGGTTCTGAAGCTGCTTCTGGATAAGCTGCCGTGGACCTTGCAGTACAAGGTTCTGCTCCTCACCTCCCCCTGTAGCATGGATcacctctgctccaccctctgctctatggtacacacacacacacacacacacacacacacacacagtgttgtggTTTTAACATTGAATCTTTCCAATTAATGATCCTAACTTAAATAATTGCTGTCCtacatcattgtgtgtgtgtgatccttcACTGCATGGTACGGTCTTATATATGCAACCGTCAGTCATTCCCACAAATCATCATGGCCACATTGTACCACCTTAGATTTAACTCGCCATCCTCCCACATGTAAATCGCTGATTGGCTGGTTTTCCCttaggagagagagatcatacTAGTATAGATGTCTCATAATACCCCACACCTAGAACACTCCTAACAAGTACAGTAAcggggggtggtgtgtgtgtgtgtaggtgacgGATCGCCTGATCTCGGAGAGACTGAAGCGTACTCCAGACGGATTCTCCCGTACGGATGTCCAGCTCGCTGTGGTTCCAGTCCTTACTACCCTCACATCCTACCACAGCTACCTAGACCAGTCCAGACaggtctctcactcacacacacacacacgggtcacAGTCGTTCTTCATTATCCTCATAAAGTGCCActttgccttgtttgtttatgcctcgtttctctctctctctcagagggaGCTGGTGCAGTGTATGGAGACTGGGCTGATATACCGCTGTGCTAAACAGTGTGTGGTGGCTCTTACCATGTGCACCGTGGAGATGCCAGACATCATGATTAAGCTCCTCCCCGCACTCATCGTCAAGCTCACGCACATCTCGGCAACGGTCGCCATGGCCTCACCCATGCTGGAGTTCTTGTCCAGTAAGTTGCCAGCTTTTCACGCTCAGCCCCTCCCACCGGCACCATGGTTACAATCCCTTGGGGACCACGGGGGCTCATTTGGGTCAAGATGGCAGTTTTAGATGATTGTGGTTGTTAGTTTTATTTACTTGATACAGTTAACTGCAGCAAGATTTCTGTGGCTTGGTTGTGTGACACTTCCGTTCCTCTCCCCAGCTCTGGTGCGACTCCCTCACCTGTATGCTAACTTTGTGGCCGAGCAGTATGTCAGTGTGTTCGCTATCTCGCTGCCCTACACAAACCCCtccaagtgagtgtgtgtacacacacacacacattcacctctCTTCAGCCATTCTTGACTAAGACTGCAGGTCCACGTCTGTGTCGGTCCTGTTTGATGGGACCTCAGTGGGTGGAGTTGACCTCAGCTCTGAGGCTGTGCTCCCtgacacctgctctctctcctagTGTCTACAGCTTGAACATGGCAGCACATACCAGATGTGCTGCAGATAGGAAGGAGAACTCTcagcgtgctctctctctctctctctctctctaggtttAATCAGTACATTGTGTCTCTTGCCCATCATGTCATCGCTATGTGGTTCATTCGCTGCAGGCTGCCCTTCAGGAAAGACTTTGTGCAGTACATCACCAAGGTGTGTCTCTTTCTGACTGTTTGACTACTCTTCTAGACCAAGCCTGGATTTATGAGTTCATCttaacatttttcttctctcttcccctctctcattcaacacccccccccccccctccacacacacacacacacacacacacacgcgtgcatatGCAGGGTCTTCGGTCCAACGCTCTGCTTCCGTTTGATGACACACATGAACAGAGCAGCTTCAGAGCCCGTAGCACCAGTCTGAATGAGAGGCCAaagaggtacacacaaacactccctcacgtgtgtgtgtgtgtgtgtgtgtgtgtgtatataagagCATAGCACATTTTTTCCTCATGTGTAAGACTTTAAGCATGACAGCCCTTTATCTTCATTTGCTGTTTACTTCAGTTCTAGAAGCTTCTCCTGATGACGACTGACTTATGTTTCTGTTGGTTCTGGTGTTTGTTCATTGTCCCTCATTCACTGGTCTGACTGGGATAtttcaacacccccccccccccccacgtctgtgtctgtgatgtCCCGTGAAGTCCACAGTCACGCCAGCACATTAAAAGCATCAGTGAATGTATCCAtcatacgcgcacgcacgcatgtcgTCTCGTCCTCTGAGTGGCGACGTCCATCCGCGTGAGCGGCGAGTCTCTGTAAGCGGCCGTTAAAGCCCCTCTACCTCTGACCGATCACAGCGAGTGTCAGGTGGACGCTGTTCGTAGACCACAGTAggcatcccctcccctcctcacgTCATCGCGTAGACGTGACtagtctcatctctctctcgtttCCTGACCTCTCTGTCGTTCAGGCGTAGACGAACAGCCATTGGCCCATGGTAACCGTATACACGTCAACAGTCTCCTCGGTAACCACGCATTCTGCTGCATTAACCCCCTGTGCTCCTGGAGAAACCAGCGGTCGCGGAGTAACACGACTGAGATGATTTCTGTCTCATATTAATTCACAATAAATTTGAAACGATTGCCCTCACACATTCTGCCCCACGACATCACCCAGGTGACGTCTCCATAGCGACCTTTTATCTCCATCACTGCTCCGTGATCTGTTTGTCTGCTGCTTGTGTGGTCAGAACTGGGGATTTTTCTGTCACAGCTTTTATTATTGcgaaattaaaaaagaaataaataaatttgcgGTCAGCCATAAATCCTCTGTTCCAACTACACATCTTCACATGGCATACCCCGGTTATTCATTTGTGTTAAACTCTCGACATCTTTCATACACTCTCAAGCACTCAGTCATGCGCACAAACATGCCTGCCAACGTCCTGTGGTGCAACAG
The sequence above is a segment of the Electrophorus electricus isolate fEleEle1 chromosome 16, fEleEle1.pri, whole genome shotgun sequence genome. Coding sequences within it:
- the tsc2 gene encoding tuberin isoform X4 — protein: MSKQQNKESLKDKLKVVFGLGQPRLPSKQTESKPSEFIITYEILRELAPECGLSNRIKVINHVCDLAKSKKFEEHAVEALWKAVEDMMQPDQSTEARHAVLLLLRAIIQGQGERLGPLRAYFFKIIWDYQPCNEDLSERLGVFKALTENGKDVTYLEDDIARFVLLWMDTDLTADFLHVLVNLVKFNSCYLDQNVSLMVQKICLLCNKTTSSTDIEVALQVLDAVVCYNCLPSDSLAIFIITLCRTVNVKEFCECCWKLMRKVLGTHLGHSAIYTMCRIMEERAYTEDAALLRGAVFFVGMALWGAHRLPALKNTPTLVLPSFYKAMNCANEVVSYEIVLSVTRLIKKYSRELQVVTWDILLAIIEKLLQQIQTMGSAELKAIVFELLSTVEEVYEQNEYHGSTERFFSLVEKCADKRADTSVLTLISYRAQSIHPAKDGWIQSLHRLMEKFFRNETRSVIRTKVLHILSFVLSTNRQLYEEELIEAVVIPQLGQIAEDRDLCVRKQATQLLLDLAEGCNTHHFNSLLDIIEKVASRPLVCAADSERDLLAESPLEDVKTAVLGLLEVLQSKMYSLPASHASRVYELLISHLQLHYKHKYCSTLASAIRLQVFDFLLLMRADSLHRLGVPNKDGVLRFSPYCYCDVGGTEKREVEKKPSGTISPPAGSPAPVAPPTSIRTAYLPYSYAFSVLLQCLKMETDWKVLKLLLDKLPWTLQYKVLLLTSPCSMDHLCSTLCSMVTDRLISERLKRTPDGFSRTDVQLAVVPVLTTLTSYHSYLDQSRQRELVQCMETGLIYRCAKQCVVALTMCTVEMPDIMIKLLPALIVKLTHISATVAMASPMLEFLSTLVRLPHLYANFVAEQYVSVFAISLPYTNPSKFNQYIVSLAHHVIAMWFIRCRLPFRKDFVQYITKGLRSNALLPFDDTHEQSSFRARSTSLNERPKRMQTSITTCSLGSADENAVMQADDALKTVHLELTETCLDMMARYVFSNFSALPKRSPNAEFALAGGPSMTWLVGNKLITITTSAGLRTQALLGLDVADRPGGGEMTRSDPSLHTRQTKEAPAKLESQSSQQLSRATRIRQRSMSGGHALRAGPAQSLSPLVSPSESELGGPTLEALSSSRVTDDLPHSSAPHCALPLRDKRSLADFVPVLTQGWAEIFIRRPSGNTSWLMRLENPPSPFSSDLGSVPVQELSSVLMAVDSRMEPQTHSTSVSSDAGPGHAKPSLIQRSNTVGSLCSLCPSDQPGRLHRSISWADSVVELEEGGRGKGPDSPCDSAELAEFEVVPSGPIFISPEKYKPSCATLSRSSSASSQDDEKSTLEEVSEGGIPIDQPAVAFCGPEDSHLPFSHSQTLNKSSSSPELQTLPEAFAKALGSGAGTGDALCSVTPVELRGQQGQAEREGPGENVGPEGPPSAGVSTSCSSSSSSSAAKVKPEFPSPQPGPHSLSLSGHRPRGHTISVSAPSSRRERKSDRDPYRNRGGPTGAEKSWGLSPSFVFLQLYHSPFFGNEANKPLLLPKSELIDRAVKVLDQIPPYDTHKIGVVFVGPGQANSEVAILSNEYGSNRYARFLTGLGKLIHLKDCDPDQIFLGGLDHGRYADDGEFTYCWHDDIMQAIFHIATLMPNRESDKSCCNKKRHIGNDFVVVVYNDSGEDYKLGTIKGQFNFVEVVIKPLDYESNLVTLQCRKDLEGLVDTTVAKIVSDQNLPLLVRQMALHANMASLVHQYRANPSDAYASKWLARLRHIKRIRTRAQEEIQSRPIPGIALAQSHAPLQNKSSHPMPGSTPNPDSGQRKRLVSTVDDFTDFV